One Maribacter cobaltidurans genomic window carries:
- a CDS encoding outer membrane beta-barrel family protein → MRKLFPLLLLLFTLQPILSQRPEGGPGNGSAPVTISGIVLDQETNQPLEYATLVLQSIDNPDKVTGGITDIDGKFSVETAPGKYNARIEYISYKTKQLPNQTFTKSTDLGTIKLALDVAQLNEVDVVGERTTVEVRLDKKIYNIGKDLTISGATVSDALNNVPSVNVDVDGAISLRGNENVRILINGKPSALAGFGSTDALRQLPADAIEKVEVITSPSARYDAEGTAGILNIILKREKTLGFNGSVNVYAGHPTNAGATVNANLRTDKFNFFTTVGYRKRTGPGNAFFDNNYFSRTSTDDGGNTIITEPEFSRIIEDRDYERNNEGYNLNLGAEYFFNETSSVTGTFFKRISDGTDITNIVSERYKSTLDNETFRKEVENEDDKNWQFSLNYQNKFDNEGEELTGAFQYSEGDEDQFTLYDESITIPTNDLISRQNLNETQKQNDILLQVDYVLPIGEDSQFEIGYRGNFEEETNTYSVEDFEITSGVFVPNIDLSNDFTFYQDVNAFYTQYGSKLGKKFSFLTGLRLENTRLTGILNSESDFLQEFAGEIDLNFKKNYLGLFPTANLTYEIAERENITLGYNRRINRPRGWFLNPFPSLTSRTNVNQGNPDLDPAYSNTFDIGYLKRWDKTTLTSSIYYQNETNSFERVQESTGLFTSDGIEIIRSIPFNLATNIRIGAESSLMYNPNRKMRFTGSFNIFQFKSEGSFNGQELGTTNTSWFARFNSKITLPAKIDWQTNFFYMGPRANAQTKSKSMYGLNLAFSKDILKDNGTISLNVRDLFNTFKRRSYTETPFFTSDSEFQWRVRQITVSFMYRINEQKKRGRPQRNDDEDEEEGF, encoded by the coding sequence ATGAGAAAACTTTTCCCGTTACTCCTACTTTTATTTACTTTACAACCCATTTTAAGTCAAAGACCAGAAGGAGGACCAGGGAACGGTTCAGCCCCTGTAACAATCTCGGGTATCGTATTGGACCAAGAGACCAATCAACCCTTGGAATATGCCACTTTAGTTCTTCAAAGCATAGATAATCCAGATAAAGTAACTGGTGGAATAACAGATATTGATGGTAAATTTTCAGTTGAAACCGCCCCTGGAAAATATAATGCTCGTATAGAATACATCTCCTATAAAACGAAACAATTACCCAACCAGACATTCACAAAATCCACCGACTTAGGAACAATAAAATTGGCCTTGGACGTAGCCCAACTAAACGAAGTGGACGTTGTTGGTGAACGTACGACCGTAGAAGTAAGACTCGATAAAAAAATCTATAATATAGGAAAAGATCTCACCATAAGCGGAGCCACGGTAAGCGATGCACTAAACAATGTACCATCGGTAAATGTGGATGTCGATGGGGCCATTAGCCTTAGAGGTAATGAAAATGTTAGAATACTCATCAACGGAAAACCTTCTGCCCTAGCAGGGTTTGGTTCCACGGATGCCCTTAGACAATTGCCAGCAGATGCCATTGAAAAAGTAGAGGTGATTACAAGTCCTTCCGCCAGATATGATGCCGAGGGTACTGCGGGTATTCTAAACATCATTTTAAAGCGTGAAAAAACACTTGGTTTTAATGGTTCAGTAAACGTTTATGCCGGTCATCCCACCAATGCAGGTGCTACGGTCAATGCCAATTTGAGAACGGATAAATTTAATTTCTTTACTACCGTTGGCTATAGAAAAAGGACAGGCCCAGGAAATGCCTTTTTTGATAATAATTATTTTTCAAGAACCTCAACGGATGATGGAGGAAACACAATTATAACAGAACCTGAATTTTCAAGAATAATTGAGGATAGGGATTATGAAAGGAACAATGAGGGCTACAACCTAAATTTAGGTGCAGAATATTTCTTCAACGAAACCTCATCGGTGACCGGTACTTTTTTTAAGCGTATTTCGGATGGTACGGACATTACGAACATTGTTTCCGAGCGTTATAAAAGTACATTGGACAATGAAACCTTTAGGAAGGAAGTTGAAAACGAAGATGACAAAAACTGGCAATTCTCATTGAATTATCAAAACAAATTCGATAATGAAGGTGAGGAACTTACTGGTGCCTTTCAATATTCAGAAGGAGACGAAGACCAATTCACACTTTATGATGAGAGTATTACCATACCTACTAACGATTTAATCTCTAGGCAGAACCTTAATGAGACCCAAAAGCAAAACGACATTCTGCTACAGGTGGATTATGTACTGCCCATTGGCGAAGATTCCCAGTTTGAGATAGGATACCGAGGAAATTTTGAGGAAGAAACAAACACCTACAGCGTAGAAGATTTTGAAATTACATCGGGGGTCTTTGTTCCTAATATTGATTTATCCAATGATTTCACTTTTTATCAAGATGTTAATGCCTTTTACACTCAATATGGTAGTAAATTGGGTAAAAAGTTCTCTTTTTTGACAGGGCTTCGGTTAGAAAACACAAGGTTAACAGGTATTCTTAATTCGGAAAGTGACTTTCTTCAGGAATTTGCCGGTGAGATAGACCTTAATTTCAAGAAAAATTATTTGGGTCTCTTTCCTACCGCAAACTTAACATATGAAATTGCGGAACGTGAAAATATCACCTTAGGTTATAACCGACGGATTAACAGACCCAGAGGTTGGTTCTTAAACCCCTTTCCTTCCCTGACCAGTAGAACCAATGTTAACCAAGGAAATCCAGATTTGGACCCTGCTTATTCGAATACTTTTGATATTGGATATTTGAAGCGATGGGACAAGACCACACTTACGTCTTCCATCTACTATCAAAATGAAACAAATTCTTTTGAACGGGTACAGGAAAGCACGGGTTTATTTACATCTGACGGTATTGAAATCATAAGATCCATTCCATTTAATCTAGCTACCAACATTAGGATTGGTGCAGAAAGTAGCCTCATGTACAACCCCAACAGAAAAATGAGGTTTACCGGAAGTTTTAATATTTTCCAATTTAAATCGGAGGGTAGTTTTAATGGTCAGGAATTAGGAACTACAAATACTAGCTGGTTCGCTAGATTTAATTCCAAAATAACCCTGCCGGCAAAAATAGACTGGCAGACCAATTTCTTCTATATGGGACCAAGGGCCAACGCTCAGACCAAATCGAAGTCCATGTACGGTCTCAACCTTGCCTTTAGTAAAGATATCCTAAAAGATAACGGAACGATTTCATTAAATGTCCGTGACCTCTTCAACACATTTAAAAGAAGGTCGTATACGGAAACTCCCTTTTTCACTTCGGATAGTGAATTTCAATGGAGGGTGCGTCAAATTACCGTTTCTTTCATGTACCGTATCAACGAACAAAAGAAAAGAGGAAGACCTCAGAGAAATGATGACGAGGATGAGGAAGAAGGTTTCTAA
- the fumC gene encoding class II fumarate hydratase translates to MSYRIEKDTMGEVKVPKEKYWGAQTERSRNNFKIGPSASMPLDIVYGFAYLKKSAAYANCELGVLSESKRDLIAQVCDEILSGKHDDQFPLVIWQTGSGTQSNMNVNEVIANRAHEIAGKVIGEGEKTIQPNDDVNKSQSSNDTFPTGMHIAAYKKIVETTIPGVKQLRDTLDQKAKEFKDVVKIGRTHLMDATPLTLGQEFSGYVSQLDHGLKALNNTLDHLNELALGGTAVGTGLNTPEGYDVLVAKYIANFTGLPFKTAHNKFEALAAHDAIVESHGALKQLAVSLNKIANDIRMMASGPRSGIGEIIIPANEPGSSIMPGKVNPTQCEALTMVCAQVMGNDVAISVGGTQGHYELNVFKPLMAANILQSAQLLGDACKSFEEHCAAGIEPNREVIKQLLNNSLMLVTALNTKIGYYKAAEIANTAHKNGTTLKEEAINLGYVTAEEYDEWVKPEDMVGSLK, encoded by the coding sequence ATGAGTTATAGAATAGAGAAAGATACTATGGGTGAGGTAAAAGTGCCCAAAGAAAAGTATTGGGGCGCACAAACGGAACGCTCTAGAAATAATTTTAAAATCGGCCCATCGGCCTCCATGCCGCTCGATATTGTTTATGGTTTCGCTTATTTAAAAAAATCGGCGGCCTATGCTAACTGTGAACTTGGCGTACTATCGGAATCCAAAAGGGATTTGATTGCTCAGGTCTGTGATGAGATTTTATCCGGTAAACATGATGACCAATTTCCTTTGGTCATATGGCAAACTGGATCGGGAACCCAAAGTAATATGAATGTCAATGAAGTTATTGCCAATAGGGCCCATGAAATTGCAGGTAAGGTCATTGGTGAAGGAGAAAAAACCATTCAACCGAACGACGATGTTAACAAGTCCCAATCTTCTAACGATACGTTTCCAACGGGAATGCATATTGCAGCTTATAAAAAAATTGTAGAAACTACTATTCCGGGAGTCAAACAATTAAGGGATACCCTGGATCAAAAAGCGAAGGAGTTCAAGGATGTTGTAAAAATAGGCCGTACCCATTTAATGGATGCCACTCCCCTAACCTTGGGACAGGAATTCTCCGGATATGTCTCCCAGTTAGACCATGGACTTAAGGCTTTAAACAATACGCTGGACCATCTTAACGAGTTGGCTTTGGGTGGAACCGCCGTAGGGACAGGTTTAAATACTCCTGAAGGATATGATGTGCTCGTGGCAAAATATATTGCCAATTTCACAGGATTACCCTTTAAGACTGCGCACAACAAGTTCGAGGCTCTGGCAGCACATGATGCCATAGTAGAAAGTCATGGGGCATTAAAACAATTGGCCGTTTCCTTGAACAAAATCGCCAATGATATTCGAATGATGGCTTCCGGACCACGTTCAGGAATTGGAGAAATCATTATTCCTGCCAACGAACCCGGTAGTTCCATTATGCCCGGAAAGGTAAATCCAACCCAATGTGAGGCCTTGACCATGGTCTGTGCCCAAGTGATGGGTAACGATGTAGCCATTTCTGTAGGGGGTACACAAGGACATTATGAACTTAACGTATTTAAGCCTTTAATGGCGGCCAATATTCTACAATCAGCTCAATTGCTTGGTGATGCTTGTAAAAGTTTTGAAGAGCACTGTGCCGCAGGTATAGAACCTAACCGTGAGGTTATAAAACAATTATTGAACAATTCCTTGATGTTGGTAACGGCTTTGAATACCAAAATCGGGTATTATAAAGCTGCCGAAATTGCCAATACGGCCCATAAGAATGGAACAACCCTAAAAGAGGAGGCTATTAACTTGGGTTATGTAACGGCAGAGGAATATGACGAATGGGTAAAACCTGAAGATATGGTAGGAAGCCTAAAATAA
- a CDS encoding GNAT family N-acetyltransferase, translating into MLKIVGFKAKYKEVFKDLNIAWLKRFFYVEDKDFELLDESEKHILQKGGYIFIGLWHKEPVSCYALIKRKGGIFELGKMAVNENFQGLKIGQQMLVHAIDFGKRNRWKKIELYSSTKLDTAIHIYKKYGFKEVILENNSPYARSDIKMELIL; encoded by the coding sequence ATGTTGAAAATAGTGGGGTTCAAAGCAAAGTACAAGGAAGTTTTTAAGGACTTAAATATAGCTTGGCTAAAACGTTTTTTTTATGTGGAAGATAAAGATTTTGAATTGCTCGATGAAAGTGAAAAACATATCCTTCAAAAAGGCGGATATATTTTTATAGGATTATGGCACAAAGAGCCAGTAAGTTGCTATGCACTGATTAAACGAAAAGGTGGAATATTCGAGCTTGGTAAGATGGCCGTCAATGAAAATTTTCAAGGCTTAAAAATCGGTCAACAAATGCTTGTCCACGCTATTGATTTTGGAAAAAGGAACCGTTGGAAAAAAATCGAATTGTACTCAAGCACCAAGTTGGATACGGCTATTCACATTTACAAAAAATACGGATTTAAGGAGGTGATTCTGGAAAATAATTCGCCATATGCACGATCCGATATAAAAATGGAACTAATACTTTAA
- a CDS encoding MBL fold metallo-hydrolase produces the protein MPIEHATAVLQWGDITVYVDPTEGAKAFEGQDDPDLILITDIHGDHLNVETLQELNTEDVTIVVPQAVADQLPEVFNSQLKILNNRENTEIKGIKIEAIPMYNLREEAKDFHVKGRGNGYVLNLGDQRVYFSGDTEDIPEMRNLQNIDKAFVCMNLPYTMTVESAASAVLDFKPAQVYPYHYRGRPDVSDVEKFKKLVNEGNPEIEVVLLDWYPNADY, from the coding sequence GTGCCCATAGAACATGCAACAGCTGTATTGCAGTGGGGAGACATTACCGTATATGTAGATCCTACAGAAGGAGCAAAGGCCTTTGAAGGTCAAGATGACCCCGATTTAATTCTAATTACTGACATTCACGGAGATCACCTCAATGTAGAAACCTTACAAGAGCTGAATACAGAGGATGTTACCATTGTAGTTCCGCAAGCCGTAGCCGATCAATTACCCGAAGTGTTCAACTCCCAATTGAAAATTTTAAACAATAGGGAAAACACGGAAATTAAAGGAATTAAAATTGAGGCTATCCCTATGTATAACTTGAGGGAGGAAGCTAAGGATTTTCATGTAAAGGGAAGAGGAAATGGGTACGTGCTTAACTTGGGAGACCAAAGGGTTTATTTTTCTGGTGACACTGAGGACATTCCAGAAATGAGAAATCTTCAGAATATAGATAAGGCTTTTGTTTGTATGAACCTGCCATATACCATGACTGTAGAAAGCGCTGCTTCTGCAGTACTTGATTTTAAACCTGCCCAAGTTTATCCCTATCATTACAGAGGTAGGCCAGATGTAAGCGATGTGGAAAAATTCAAGAAATTGGTCAATGAAGGAAATCCAGAAATAGAAGTTGTTTTGCTGGATTGGTACCCCAATGCAGATTATTGA
- a CDS encoding M16 family metallopeptidase has translation MKLKTSMLFLSVVLLTAIGCGDKTEKESEEVAQFKVPVEYYTLDNGLKVILSQDKTSPTAIVAVYYNIGFRIEPKDRTGFAHLFEHMMFQGSQNMGKMEFIKLVQENGGVLNGSTRFDFTNYFEIVPSHKLETMLWAEADRMRGLDITQDNLTNQQGVVKNEVKVNVLNQPYGGFPWLDMPQYANTNWYNAHNFYGDLEDLDAASLEDVTSFFKTYYAPNNAALSVVGDFDMEETKAWIQKYFGNIPSSELPEKPDISEPKQTEEKSFVKDDPLANKPAIALAYHMPERNSKEYFAMGLLDQILVQGDNSLLAQKLEKEKGFTSNVSGGINYLGNMFNYQGPMVWMYDLTYDTDTSQEEILSAIDEVMNGLKDSVDQKMIDQAIVKIRSQLYDDIGGTFGLGRADLLASFALFDDNPARINTLEDSFKKITPEIVKKTIDEYLTKTNRTVLTVNPLLAENDKTQS, from the coding sequence ATGAAATTAAAAACTAGCATGCTTTTTCTTTCGGTTGTTCTTCTTACCGCAATAGGCTGCGGGGACAAAACGGAAAAAGAAAGTGAAGAGGTAGCCCAGTTTAAGGTGCCTGTGGAATATTATACCTTGGACAATGGGCTCAAGGTTATTCTGTCCCAAGACAAAACTTCGCCCACGGCCATTGTTGCCGTTTACTACAATATCGGGTTCAGGATAGAACCTAAGGACCGTACCGGTTTTGCCCATTTATTTGAGCACATGATGTTCCAAGGTTCACAGAATATGGGGAAAATGGAATTCATTAAGCTGGTACAGGAGAACGGCGGTGTCCTGAATGGTTCTACCCGATTTGATTTTACGAATTATTTTGAGATTGTCCCCTCCCATAAACTGGAGACCATGCTTTGGGCCGAAGCCGATCGCATGCGGGGACTGGACATCACGCAGGATAACTTAACCAACCAACAAGGTGTAGTTAAGAACGAAGTAAAAGTGAACGTGCTTAACCAGCCTTATGGGGGGTTCCCTTGGTTGGATATGCCCCAATATGCCAACACAAATTGGTATAATGCGCATAACTTTTATGGTGACCTGGAAGATTTGGATGCCGCTAGTTTAGAGGATGTGACCAGTTTCTTTAAAACCTATTATGCTCCTAACAACGCTGCACTATCGGTTGTGGGGGATTTTGACATGGAAGAAACAAAAGCCTGGATACAAAAGTATTTTGGGAATATCCCATCTTCTGAACTACCCGAAAAACCGGATATTTCAGAACCCAAACAAACTGAGGAAAAATCATTTGTAAAGGATGATCCTTTGGCAAACAAACCTGCTATAGCCTTGGCCTATCATATGCCGGAGAGGAACTCAAAGGAGTACTTTGCCATGGGGCTTTTGGACCAGATACTGGTTCAGGGGGATAACAGTCTGTTGGCCCAAAAGCTGGAAAAGGAAAAGGGATTTACTTCGAACGTAAGCGGAGGAATAAATTATTTGGGCAATATGTTCAACTACCAAGGTCCAATGGTTTGGATGTATGATTTAACGTATGACACGGACACATCGCAAGAAGAAATCTTAAGCGCTATTGATGAAGTCATGAACGGGTTAAAGGATTCTGTTGATCAAAAAATGATCGACCAGGCCATCGTAAAAATTAGATCACAATTGTATGACGACATTGGTGGAACATTTGGATTGGGAAGGGCAGATTTATTGGCCTCCTTTGCATTGTTTGATGATAATCCTGCAAGGATAAACACTTTGGAAGACTCCTTTAAGAAAATCACCCCGGAAATCGTCAAAAAAACTATCGACGAATACCTTACGAAAACAAACAGAACCGTTTTAACGGTTAATCCACTTTTGGCAGAAAACGATAAAACTCAATCCTGA
- a CDS encoding M16 family metallopeptidase, whose amino-acid sequence MKHFILYIIVLCSSIGISAQEKEMPPKGGEPKNFALPEKEIVSFDNGLTLVMIPYGSIPKATIRFSVKTGNIDENENQVWLADLLADLLEEGSTTKTSKQIADEMAGMGGNLNIGVGLHTSSISSSVLYEFAPEAIKVMADVLKNPKFPESELGRLKDNMKRDLSVRLSRPQAQASRDFYATIYPDHPYGRVYPTDEMIDSYTVEDIKAFYDGHFGALRTTVYVAGNFDSNAVKTAVENSLGDWKKGTEAEYNVAEPMTSSEIKIIDRPDAPQSTIYYGLPTVGPSDDDYIALDVTNSILGGSFASRITSNIREDKGYTYSPYSSLDTNYKSGVWYESADVTTEHTGASLAEIQKEIKRLQEEPPTQEELDGIINYESGIYVLQNSTPNGIIGQLIFLDTHDLDESFLTNKVKNMHAITPEKVQEMTQKYIKPENMTLIVVGDKAKIQDQVMETVQKPLKQ is encoded by the coding sequence ATGAAACACTTTATTTTATACATAATCGTCCTATGTTCTTCCATTGGAATTTCGGCACAAGAAAAAGAAATGCCACCAAAAGGGGGAGAGCCAAAGAATTTCGCACTACCGGAAAAGGAAATAGTTTCGTTTGACAACGGACTCACTTTGGTCATGATTCCTTATGGTTCAATTCCGAAAGCAACTATTCGTTTTAGTGTAAAGACAGGGAATATTGACGAAAACGAGAACCAAGTCTGGTTGGCGGATCTTTTGGCCGACCTATTGGAAGAAGGAAGCACTACAAAAACAAGCAAACAAATTGCCGATGAGATGGCCGGTATGGGAGGAAACCTGAACATAGGTGTCGGCCTTCATACCTCCTCCATTAGCAGTTCCGTACTTTATGAATTCGCTCCCGAAGCTATTAAGGTCATGGCAGATGTCCTTAAAAATCCGAAATTCCCAGAATCAGAATTAGGACGATTAAAAGATAATATGAAGCGTGATTTATCCGTCAGGTTATCTCGCCCGCAAGCACAGGCCAGTAGAGACTTTTATGCAACCATTTATCCGGACCATCCCTATGGAAGAGTCTATCCTACGGATGAGATGATAGATTCCTATACCGTAGAGGACATCAAAGCTTTTTATGACGGTCATTTTGGAGCTTTAAGGACCACGGTTTATGTCGCTGGAAATTTTGATAGCAACGCCGTTAAAACTGCCGTTGAAAATTCCTTGGGCGATTGGAAAAAGGGTACAGAGGCAGAATACAACGTTGCTGAACCCATGACGTCCAGTGAAATCAAAATTATAGACCGTCCTGATGCTCCACAATCCACTATCTATTATGGGTTGCCCACCGTAGGTCCATCAGATGATGATTATATAGCTCTGGACGTAACCAATTCTATATTGGGAGGTTCTTTTGCCTCCAGGATTACCAGTAATATTAGAGAGGACAAGGGATATACCTATTCACCCTACAGTAGTTTGGACACCAACTATAAGAGCGGCGTTTGGTATGAATCTGCAGATGTCACCACGGAACACACAGGTGCCTCCTTAGCAGAAATCCAGAAGGAAATCAAGCGCTTACAAGAAGAACCACCTACCCAAGAAGAATTGGATGGTATCATTAATTATGAATCGGGAATATACGTGCTACAAAACTCAACCCCTAATGGCATCATAGGTCAGTTGATATTTTTGGACACCCACGATTTGGATGAATCCTTCCTTACCAATAAGGTGAAAAACATGCACGCCATTACACCTGAAAAAGTCCAGGAAATGACTCAAAAGTATATTAAGCCGGAAAACATGACCTTAATAGTTGTGGGAGATAAGGCCAAGATACAGGACCAAGTCATGGAAACGGTTCAAAAACCTTTAAAGCAGTAA
- the ettA gene encoding energy-dependent translational throttle protein EttA, producing MSDDKKVIFSMSGVTKTFKTANTPVLKDIYLSFFYGAKIGILGLNGSGKSTLLKIIAGVDKNFQGDVVFSPGYNVGYLEQEPELDESKTVLEVVKEGVSETVAILDEYNKINDMFGLPEVYEDADKMQRLMDKQATLQDKIDASNAWELDTKLEIAMDALRTPEGDKKISVLSGGERRRVALCRLLLQEPEILLLDEPTNHLDAESVHWLEHHLAQYKGTVIAVTHDRYFLDNVAGWILELNRGEGIPWKGNYSSWLDQKSKRLAQENKTASKRQKTLERELEWVRQGVKGRQTKQKARLKNYDKLMSQDQKQLDEKLEIYIPNGPRLGTNVIEAKGVSKAFGDKLLYENLNFKLPQAGIVGIIGPNGAGKTTVFRMIMGEETPDKGEFIVGDTAKIAYVDQSHSNIDPEKTIWQNFSDEQELIMMGGRQVNSRAYLSRFNFSGSEQNKKVSMLSGGERNRLHLAMTLKEEGNVLLLDEPTNDLDVNTLRALEEGLENFAGCAVVISHDRWFLDRICTHILAFEGDSEVYFFEGSFSDYEENKKKRLGGDLMPKRIKYKKLIR from the coding sequence ATGTCAGACGATAAGAAGGTCATTTTTTCAATGTCCGGAGTCACTAAGACCTTTAAAACGGCTAATACCCCCGTTCTAAAGGATATTTATCTAAGTTTTTTTTATGGTGCCAAAATTGGTATTCTTGGACTTAATGGTTCGGGTAAATCTACCTTGTTAAAAATCATTGCGGGAGTAGATAAAAATTTTCAGGGTGATGTAGTTTTCTCCCCGGGATATAACGTGGGGTATTTGGAGCAGGAACCTGAATTGGATGAAAGTAAGACGGTTTTGGAAGTCGTAAAAGAAGGCGTTTCGGAAACCGTGGCGATTCTGGACGAGTATAACAAAATCAACGATATGTTCGGGCTTCCAGAAGTCTATGAGGATGCGGACAAGATGCAGAGGTTGATGGACAAGCAGGCCACTCTTCAGGATAAAATTGATGCTTCCAACGCATGGGAATTGGATACCAAATTGGAAATAGCCATGGATGCCTTGCGAACCCCAGAAGGTGATAAAAAGATATCGGTATTATCCGGAGGAGAAAGACGAAGAGTAGCCCTTTGTCGCTTGTTGCTTCAAGAACCTGAAATTTTACTTCTGGATGAGCCTACCAACCATTTGGATGCGGAATCCGTACATTGGTTGGAGCATCATTTGGCACAATACAAGGGAACGGTAATCGCCGTAACCCATGACAGATATTTCTTGGATAATGTTGCTGGTTGGATCTTGGAATTGAATAGGGGAGAGGGTATACCTTGGAAGGGCAATTATTCTTCATGGTTAGATCAAAAATCAAAACGATTGGCCCAAGAAAACAAAACGGCATCCAAGCGTCAAAAGACCCTGGAACGTGAGTTGGAATGGGTAAGGCAAGGTGTTAAGGGAAGACAGACCAAACAAAAGGCCCGACTTAAAAATTATGACAAGTTGATGAGCCAGGATCAAAAACAACTGGACGAAAAGCTGGAAATCTATATTCCCAACGGACCACGTTTGGGAACCAATGTCATTGAAGCCAAAGGTGTCAGCAAAGCCTTTGGCGATAAATTGCTATATGAGAATTTGAACTTTAAATTACCTCAGGCGGGTATCGTAGGTATTATTGGACCTAACGGAGCCGGTAAGACCACAGTTTTCAGAATGATCATGGGTGAGGAAACTCCCGATAAAGGAGAGTTCATTGTCGGCGATACAGCAAAGATTGCCTATGTGGACCAGAGTCATTCCAATATCGACCCTGAAAAGACCATTTGGCAGAACTTCAGCGACGAGCAGGAACTGATTATGATGGGCGGTAGACAGGTGAATTCTCGTGCATATTTGAGTCGATTCAACTTTTCTGGAAGTGAGCAGAACAAAAAGGTGAGTATGTTGTCTGGAGGGGAACGAAACCGCTTGCATTTGGCTATGACCTTGAAAGAGGAAGGAAACGTATTGCTTTTGGATGAGCCAACGAACGATTTGGATGTTAATACCCTTAGGGCGCTGGAAGAAGGTTTAGAAAATTTTGCGGGTTGTGCTGTTGTTATATCGCACGATAGGTGGTTCCTAGATCGTATATGCACCCATATATTGGCCTTTGAAGGGGATTCTGAGGTGTATTTCTTTGAGGGATCGTTCTCAGATTATGAGGAGAACAAGAAAAAACGACTTGGGGGTGATTTGATGCCCAAACGTATCAAATATAAAAAATTGATTAGATAA
- a CDS encoding CAL67264 family membrane protein has product MGMNKNTVLAWATFIMILVGLLLIGLGAFRYDEVAGWGFASVGIGFFAIAWVFNALKGRV; this is encoded by the coding sequence ATGGGAATGAATAAGAACACTGTTTTGGCATGGGCCACGTTTATCATGATTTTGGTTGGGTTGCTTTTAATTGGACTAGGGGCTTTTAGATATGATGAGGTAGCTGGATGGGGATTTGCTTCGGTAGGTATCGGTTTTTTTGCTATCGCATGGGTGTTCAATGCACTGAAAGGTAGGGTTTAA
- a CDS encoding Gfo/Idh/MocA family protein, whose product MVRWGIVGAGKIAHTFSKDLELVSGGKLMAVGSRSLDKAQEFADVYRAPHAFGSYGELFESDTVDVVYIATPHTGHVSLTIQALKAGKHVLCEKPMGVNKDEVERMIQTAKENKVFLMEALWSRFNPTITAVKNLIDSGEIGEVGHLYSDFAFYALDREEDGRLLNPDLAGGSLLDIGIYPIFLSYLFLGMPSDIMAKVHFHETGVEKQCSMIFDYPNAQALLYSGLTSNTDMRSEISGSAGSIFINPRWHEATSYTLVKGNESTTVELSKIGKGYGHEIEEVHQCLAAGKLESDLWSHQNSLDLIYLMDSIRSKTGIKFPFEQ is encoded by the coding sequence ATGGTTAGATGGGGAATAGTAGGAGCCGGTAAAATAGCGCACACTTTTTCAAAGGATTTAGAATTGGTTTCAGGTGGCAAACTAATGGCCGTAGGTTCAAGGAGTCTGGATAAAGCCCAGGAATTTGCGGATGTCTACAGGGCTCCCCATGCCTTTGGAAGTTATGGGGAATTGTTTGAAAGCGATACCGTAGATGTCGTCTACATTGCTACTCCACATACTGGCCATGTATCCTTGACCATACAAGCCTTGAAAGCGGGGAAGCACGTACTGTGTGAAAAACCTATGGGAGTCAACAAAGACGAGGTGGAAAGGATGATTCAGACGGCTAAAGAGAACAAGGTTTTTTTAATGGAAGCCCTCTGGTCCAGATTTAATCCTACGATAACAGCGGTGAAAAATTTAATCGACTCTGGGGAAATTGGAGAAGTAGGCCACTTGTATTCCGACTTTGCATTTTATGCCTTGGATAGGGAGGAGGATGGTCGATTATTGAATCCGGATTTGGCTGGGGGATCGCTTTTGGATATAGGTATCTATCCCATTTTTCTTTCTTATTTATTCTTAGGAATGCCTTCGGATATTATGGCTAAGGTGCATTTCCATGAAACCGGTGTGGAGAAACAATGCAGTATGATCTTTGATTATCCAAATGCCCAAGCACTGCTGTATAGCGGACTTACTTCGAATACCGATATGCGCAGTGAGATTTCGGGAAGTGCCGGAAGTATCTTTATTAACCCTAGGTGGCATGAGGCTACAAGTTATACCTTGGTCAAGGGCAACGAATCCACAACTGTTGAACTGTCTAAAATTGGTAAGGGATATGGACATGAGATTGAAGAGGTACATCAATGTTTGGCAGCAGGAAAATTGGAGAGCGACCTATGGAGCCATCAGAATAGTTTGGATTTAATTTACTTGATGGATTCCATTCGATCAAAAACGGGTATAAAATTTCCGTTTGAGCAATAA